From the genome of Paracoccus seriniphilus, one region includes:
- the efp gene encoding elongation factor P: MPKINGNEIRPGNVLEHDGGLWAAVKVNHVKPGKGGAFAQVEMKNLRDGRKLNERFRSEDKVERVRLDQKDQQFLYETDGRLVFMDSETFEQTELDAELLGERRPFLQDGMTATIEYYGDEALSVSLPQKVTCKVVETEPVVKGQTAANSYKPAILDNGVRIMIPPFVGEGESIVVNTELFEYSERA; the protein is encoded by the coding sequence ATGCCCAAGATAAACGGCAATGAAATTCGCCCCGGCAACGTGCTGGAGCATGACGGAGGCCTTTGGGCCGCCGTGAAAGTCAATCACGTCAAACCCGGCAAGGGCGGCGCTTTCGCCCAGGTCGAAATGAAGAACCTGCGCGACGGTCGCAAACTGAACGAGCGCTTCCGCAGCGAAGACAAGGTCGAGCGCGTCCGTCTGGACCAGAAAGACCAGCAATTCCTGTATGAAACCGATGGTCGCCTTGTCTTCATGGACAGCGAGACCTTCGAACAGACCGAGCTGGATGCCGAGCTGCTGGGCGAACGCCGCCCCTTCCTGCAAGACGGCATGACCGCGACCATCGAATATTACGGCGACGAGGCCCTGTCGGTGTCCCTGCCCCAGAAAGTCACCTGCAAGGTCGTCGAGACCGAGCCGGTGGTGAAGGGTCAGACCGCAGCCAACAGCTACAAGCCGGCAATCCTGGACAATGGTGTGCGGATCATGATCCCGCCCTTCGTCGGAGAAGGTGAAAGCATCGTCGTGAATACCGAGTTGTTCGAATACAGCGAACGCGCCTGA
- the dinB gene encoding DNA polymerase IV: MAPDAAPPLRKIIHIDMDAFFASVEQRDHPELRGKPVAVGGSSLRGVVAAASYEARVFGVRSAMPSVRAARLCPDLIFVKHRFEVYRAVSAQIRDIFADYTPQIEPLSLDEAYLDVTDHLWEGQTATQVAREIRQRIRETTQLTASAGVSYNKFLAKLASDQNKPDGLCVITPERGPDFVLNLPVGKFHGIGPQTARKMNAMGIRTGADLRAQDLEFLIRRFGKSGRYYWNISRGIDHREVRPDRIRKSVGAENTYFTDLMTVAEIDEALAPLANKVWRHVSRHELQGRTVTVKVKFADFQQVTRARSLPRAVASEAEMLSLARELARLVLPDPRGARLLGITLSGFDHEEGSDPDQLDLFDDL, from the coding sequence ATGGCCCCGGATGCGGCTCCGCCTCTGCGCAAGATCATCCATATCGACATGGATGCCTTTTTTGCCTCGGTCGAACAGCGCGACCATCCGGAGTTGCGGGGCAAACCCGTGGCGGTCGGTGGCTCATCGCTGCGCGGGGTGGTCGCCGCGGCCAGCTATGAGGCGCGGGTCTTCGGGGTGCGCTCGGCCATGCCATCGGTGCGGGCGGCGCGGCTTTGTCCCGATCTGATCTTCGTGAAGCACCGCTTCGAGGTCTATCGCGCCGTCAGTGCACAGATCCGTGACATTTTTGCCGATTACACGCCCCAGATCGAACCGCTGTCGCTGGATGAGGCATATCTGGATGTCACCGATCACCTGTGGGAGGGGCAGACGGCCACGCAGGTTGCGCGGGAGATCCGCCAGAGGATACGCGAGACGACCCAACTGACCGCCAGCGCGGGGGTCAGCTACAACAAGTTTCTGGCCAAGCTGGCTTCGGATCAGAACAAGCCGGATGGTCTTTGCGTCATCACGCCAGAACGCGGCCCGGATTTCGTCCTGAACCTGCCGGTGGGAAAGTTCCACGGCATCGGCCCGCAGACCGCCAGAAAGATGAACGCCATGGGAATCCGCACCGGCGCGGATCTGCGTGCGCAGGATCTGGAGTTTCTGATCCGCCGCTTTGGCAAATCGGGCAGATACTATTGGAACATCTCGCGAGGAATTGATCATCGGGAAGTCCGGCCCGATCGCATCCGAAAATCGGTGGGGGCCGAAAACACCTACTTCACCGACCTGATGACTGTGGCGGAAATTGACGAGGCGCTGGCTCCGCTGGCCAACAAGGTCTGGCGTCATGTCTCCAGGCATGAATTGCAGGGGCGTACCGTCACAGTGAAAGTGAAATTCGCAGATTTCCAGCAGGTCACCCGTGCCCGCAGCTTGCCGCGAGCCGTCGCGTCAGAGGCTGAAATGCTGTCGCTGGCGCGGGAACTGGCGCGCCTGGTGCTTCCCGATCCGCGCGGGGCGCGGCTTCTGGGGATCACATTGTCGGGATTTGATCACGAGGAAGGCAGCGATCCCGACCAGTTGGACCTGTTCGACGATCTATAG
- a CDS encoding ABC transporter ATP-binding protein gives MAGRILPQGAGPTVTQSSPSTSLFRRLWSDYLHAHRGKMLLAFALMTVEGSTLALISWMLKPLFDLVFVGKQAGALWWVGSAIFGIFLLRAVTLVASRAMLTRISLSISTQMQTDLLSHIMTLDGRYFRDNPPGAVIERVQGDTIAVQGVWASLLTGATRDVIALIMLFAVTLTVDPLWTLAAVIGAPLLIAPAALVQRYVRRKMRQNRVNASERATRLDEVLHGIASIRLNRAEDSQTRRFEKIVARIRDAQVKVAAISSLVPALTDIVTGIGFVAVLALGGNEVMEGERSVGDFMSFFTALALAFQPLRRLGGLAGTWQTAAASLERIYDVFDTKSTIRSGPRKQAPDKMSIELRDVRLSYDDQPVLHGLSFRAEAGQTTALVGPSGAGKSTVFNLLTRMVDPLDGQVLLGDVPVSEYDLAVLRDQFSTVAQESALFDETLRENILMGRPDAGEAELDRALQAAHVAEFVGGMAQGLDSRAGPRGSALSGGQRQRVAIARAVLRDAPVLLLDEATSALDTASERLVQQALDDLSRDRTTLVIAHRLSTIRSADKIVVIEAGRVVEEGDHDQLMQKGGAYARLVALQFGEAP, from the coding sequence ATGGCTGGACGGATACTGCCCCAAGGAGCCGGCCCGACCGTGACCCAATCCTCCCCCTCGACTTCGCTGTTCCGCAGGCTGTGGTCCGACTACCTCCATGCCCATCGCGGCAAGATGTTGCTCGCCTTTGCGCTGATGACCGTGGAAGGTTCGACCCTTGCGCTGATCTCCTGGATGCTGAAACCGCTGTTCGACCTTGTTTTCGTCGGAAAGCAGGCCGGGGCTCTGTGGTGGGTCGGCAGCGCGATCTTTGGCATTTTTCTGCTGCGGGCCGTCACGCTGGTTGCCAGCCGCGCCATGCTGACGCGGATATCACTGTCGATTTCGACGCAGATGCAGACCGACCTGCTGTCCCATATCATGACACTGGATGGGCGCTATTTCCGTGACAACCCTCCGGGCGCGGTGATCGAGCGAGTCCAGGGTGATACCATCGCGGTGCAGGGCGTCTGGGCGTCGCTGCTGACCGGGGCGACGCGGGACGTGATCGCGCTGATCATGCTGTTCGCGGTGACGCTGACGGTTGATCCGCTGTGGACCCTTGCGGCGGTGATCGGTGCCCCACTGCTGATTGCACCGGCGGCGCTGGTGCAGCGCTATGTGCGGCGCAAGATGCGACAGAACCGCGTCAATGCCAGCGAGCGTGCGACCCGGCTGGACGAGGTCCTGCATGGCATCGCCTCGATCCGGCTGAACCGGGCCGAAGACAGCCAGACCCGGCGCTTCGAAAAGATCGTCGCGCGGATTCGCGATGCGCAGGTCAAGGTGGCGGCGATCAGTTCTCTGGTTCCGGCGCTGACGGATATTGTCACCGGAATCGGCTTCGTCGCGGTGCTGGCCCTGGGCGGAAACGAGGTCATGGAGGGCGAACGCAGCGTCGGCGATTTCATGTCCTTCTTCACGGCGCTGGCCTTGGCCTTTCAGCCCTTGCGTCGGTTGGGCGGGCTGGCCGGGACATGGCAGACCGCTGCTGCCAGCCTGGAACGCATCTATGATGTCTTTGATACCAAGTCGACGATCCGCTCGGGGCCGCGCAAGCAGGCCCCCGACAAGATGTCGATCGAATTGCGCGATGTGCGCCTGTCCTATGATGATCAGCCGGTTCTGCATGGACTCAGCTTCCGGGCCGAGGCAGGGCAGACCACCGCGCTGGTCGGTCCTTCGGGTGCGGGAAAATCCACCGTCTTCAACCTGTTGACGCGGATGGTCGATCCGCTTGATGGGCAGGTCTTGCTGGGGGATGTGCCCGTGTCCGAGTATGATCTGGCGGTGCTGCGGGACCAGTTTTCGACCGTCGCGCAGGAATCTGCGCTGTTCGATGAAACCCTGCGCGAAAATATCCTGATGGGGCGGCCCGATGCCGGTGAGGCCGAACTGGACCGCGCCCTGCAGGCCGCTCATGTGGCCGAATTCGTCGGGGGCATGGCGCAAGGGCTGGACAGTCGCGCCGGGCCGCGTGGTTCGGCCCTGTCAGGTGGTCAGCGTCAGCGCGTGGCCATTGCGCGGGCGGTCCTGCGCGATGCGCCGGTGCTGTTGCTGGACGAGGCGACCAGTGCGCTGGACACCGCCAGCGAACGTCTGGTCCAGCAGGCACTGGACGATCTGTCCCGCGACCGGACGACACTGGTGATCGCGCATCGTCTCTCGACCATCCGAAGCGCCGACAAGATCGTGGTGATCGAGGCCGGACGGGTTGTCGAAGAGGGTGATCATGATCAATTGATGCAAAAGGGTGGTGCCTACGCCCGCCTTGTCGCATTGCAATTCGGAGAAGCCCCATGA
- a CDS encoding YgfZ/GcvT domain-containing protein — protein MNRRIIRLNGEDRVTFLQGLVTNDVTRAPCWAALLTPQGKYLVDFLIVPQDEALLLDVHADLADDLMRRLTMYKLRSKVGLEFLDMSVGRGTGQMPEGAIADPRHDALGWRLYGGSGDDGSDWDAIRVAHCIPESLIELIPNETFILEAGFERLHGVDFRKGCFVGQEVTARMKHKTELRKGLTTLRIEGHAEVGTPIMREDRAVGTVFTQANGQAIAHVRFDRVGEGMIAGEARLSPQ, from the coding sequence ATGAATCGCAGGATCATTCGCTTGAATGGCGAGGACCGCGTGACCTTTCTGCAAGGTCTGGTCACCAATGATGTCACCCGCGCGCCCTGCTGGGCGGCCTTGCTGACGCCGCAGGGGAAATATCTGGTCGATTTCCTGATCGTGCCGCAGGACGAGGCGCTGTTGCTGGATGTTCACGCCGATCTGGCCGATGATCTGATGCGACGGCTGACGATGTACAAGCTGCGCTCCAAGGTCGGGCTGGAGTTTCTGGACATGTCCGTGGGGCGCGGCACCGGGCAGATGCCGGAAGGGGCCATTGCCGATCCGCGTCACGATGCGCTTGGCTGGCGACTTTATGGCGGCAGTGGCGATGATGGCAGCGACTGGGATGCGATCCGCGTGGCGCATTGCATCCCTGAAAGCCTGATCGAGTTGATCCCCAATGAGACCTTCATCCTGGAAGCCGGGTTCGAGCGTCTGCACGGCGTCGATTTCCGCAAGGGTTGCTTTGTCGGGCAAGAGGTCACCGCCCGGATGAAGCACAAGACCGAATTGCGCAAGGGCCTGACCACCCTGCGGATCGAGGGACATGCCGAGGTCGGCACACCGATCATGCGCGAGGATCGGGCGGTGGGCACAGTGTTCACGCAGGCAAATGGGCAGGCCATCGCGCATGTCCGCTTTGACCGCGTCGGCGAGGGCATGATCGCCGGTGAGGCGCGGTTGTCGCCGCAATGA
- a CDS encoding PQQ-binding-like beta-propeller repeat protein — MLRMTIAFAAALGLSACGEREVILPGERLDPLAVTSPDGPAVVGPAGVSSTALNLAAPRVNGEWTHRGGNAAHQPGHVALGAGTNRVWSNAIGQGNDRRFRISADPVVAAGRVFTLDSHARVTATALSGGTAWSTDVTPVLESTESASGGGLAYEGGRVFVSTGFGELVALDATSGAIIWRQRVDAPVAGGPAVSNGVVYVVARNNIGWAVRASDGKVLWQSSGTPSTAGVMGVAVPAVQGDTVVFPFSSGQLLAVDAEDGLTRWTAQVAGKRTGRAITVIRDMTGDPVISSGVVYGGTSSGRINAVELASGTEIWSSRDGASSPVVVAGGSVFAVNDQAQLIRLDAATGGVIWRIDLPYYTDEKTKKQDRIYAHFGPVLAGGRLFVASSDGVLRVFDPASGRLIGQTAIPGGAASAPVVAGQTLYVVSRDGQLHAFR, encoded by the coding sequence ATGTTGCGAATGACGATTGCTTTTGCGGCCGCGCTTGGCCTGTCGGCATGTGGCGAACGGGAAGTTATCCTGCCCGGAGAGCGGCTGGATCCGCTGGCCGTGACCTCTCCGGATGGTCCGGCGGTCGTGGGGCCCGCCGGGGTCAGCTCGACGGCGCTGAACCTGGCGGCACCGCGGGTCAATGGCGAATGGACACATCGGGGTGGCAACGCCGCCCATCAGCCCGGCCATGTGGCACTGGGTGCCGGAACGAACCGCGTCTGGTCGAATGCGATCGGGCAGGGCAATGACCGGCGTTTTCGTATTTCCGCCGATCCCGTCGTGGCCGCAGGCCGGGTGTTCACGCTGGACAGCCATGCCCGCGTGACGGCCACGGCACTGTCGGGGGGGACCGCATGGTCCACCGATGTCACGCCGGTCCTGGAAAGCACGGAAAGCGCCTCGGGCGGCGGATTGGCCTATGAGGGCGGGCGGGTCTTCGTCTCGACCGGATTCGGCGAATTGGTCGCATTGGATGCCACCAGCGGTGCCATCATCTGGCGGCAACGCGTGGATGCGCCCGTGGCAGGCGGTCCCGCCGTGTCGAACGGCGTCGTCTATGTCGTCGCGCGCAACAATATCGGCTGGGCGGTTCGCGCCAGCGACGGCAAGGTTCTGTGGCAAAGCTCGGGCACGCCTTCGACTGCGGGTGTGATGGGCGTGGCGGTTCCGGCCGTTCAGGGCGATACCGTGGTCTTCCCCTTCTCTTCGGGGCAGTTGCTGGCTGTTGATGCGGAAGACGGCCTGACCCGCTGGACGGCGCAGGTGGCCGGCAAACGCACCGGTCGCGCGATCACCGTCATTCGCGACATGACCGGAGATCCGGTGATTTCCTCGGGCGTGGTCTATGGCGGCACCTCGTCCGGGCGCATCAATGCTGTCGAACTGGCCAGTGGGACTGAAATATGGTCGTCGCGCGACGGGGCCAGCAGCCCGGTCGTCGTGGCCGGTGGTTCGGTCTTTGCCGTCAATGATCAGGCTCAGCTGATCCGGCTGGACGCCGCCACGGGTGGTGTGATCTGGCGGATCGATCTGCCCTACTACACGGACGAGAAAACCAAGAAACAAGACCGGATTTATGCGCATTTCGGCCCGGTTCTGGCCGGAGGCCGGTTGTTCGTTGCATCGTCTGACGGTGTATTGCGTGTCTTCGATCCCGCGTCGGGGCGGTTGATCGGGCAAACTGCCATTCCGGGCGGGGCGGCCTCTGCGCCGGTCGTTGCCGGTCAAACCCTTTATGTCGTCTCCCGTGACGGCCAGTTGCACGCATTCAGATGA
- a CDS encoding tetratricopeptide repeat protein → MANQNDSFIDEVTEDLRRDRLFGLFRRYGWIAILFVLLLVGGVTFREISQSRAQAEAEAWGDAVLMAEESGDPAAILKVDSAGREGREALAGLLAAAGWVENGSTDAAAEALQSIASDENTDSLLHDLAELKLVMLNGAKMDPSRRDAVLTRLSQTGAPFELLALEQKAVALIEAGRDEDAITLIRQIQQKDGLSEALRMRLSEMMIALGVEPEALPSHSAG, encoded by the coding sequence ATGGCCAACCAGAATGACAGCTTTATCGATGAAGTGACCGAAGACCTTCGGCGCGATCGCCTGTTCGGTTTGTTCCGGCGCTATGGCTGGATTGCGATTCTTTTCGTGCTGTTGCTGGTTGGCGGCGTTACCTTCCGCGAAATTTCCCAATCTCGCGCACAGGCCGAGGCCGAAGCCTGGGGCGATGCTGTCCTGATGGCCGAGGAATCCGGCGATCCGGCGGCCATTCTGAAAGTCGATTCCGCAGGTCGCGAAGGCCGCGAGGCTCTGGCTGGTCTGCTTGCAGCCGCCGGATGGGTGGAAAACGGCAGCACGGATGCCGCTGCCGAGGCGCTGCAATCCATCGCGAGTGATGAAAATACGGATTCCCTGTTGCATGATCTGGCCGAACTCAAGCTGGTCATGCTGAACGGCGCAAAGATGGACCCCTCGCGTCGTGACGCGGTTTTGACGCGCCTGTCGCAGACCGGCGCACCCTTCGAATTGCTGGCTCTTGAACAAAAGGCCGTGGCCTTGATCGAGGCGGGTCGGGATGAGGATGCGATCACCCTGATCCGCCAGATCCAGCAGAAAGACGGGCTGAGCGAAGCCTTGCGGATGCGGCTGTCCGAAATGATGATCGCCTTGGGAGTCGAACCCGAGGCGCTCCCCTCGCATTCGGCTGGTTGA
- a CDS encoding NAD(P)/FAD-dependent oxidoreductase — protein sequence MRIVIIGAGQAAASMAARLRAGGHEGPLTIVGAEPVAPYQRPPLSKAYLLGDMGLDRLLLRSDDWWKDQGIELRLNERATAIDRAARLIATDHGSLPYDALALATGATPKRLPAGMGGELPGVHVIRSLSDVDALAPQLQAGRRLVVIGGGYIGLEAAAVARKLGLDVTLVEAAPRILGRVAAAETADMVREMHRSHGVRILEAAGIERITGTDHVTGVALQDGRNLPADVVITGIGVLPDVAIAHEAGIHIDNGIATDDRGRSSDPAIWAAGDCASFPWRGQRIRLESVGGAIDMGETVADNILGADRAYEPKPWFWSDQFDAKLQIAGLGTGHDRIVQRKGDGMHGGSVWYYHMDQLIAVDALNDARAYMIGKRLIEAGKSPDPELVVNAPDLKALL from the coding sequence ATGCGTATCGTGATCATAGGGGCGGGGCAGGCGGCGGCCTCGATGGCGGCGCGCCTGCGCGCAGGCGGACATGAGGGGCCGCTGACGATCGTCGGGGCCGAACCGGTCGCCCCTTATCAGCGTCCGCCCCTGTCCAAGGCCTATCTGCTGGGGGATATGGGGCTGGACCGCCTGTTGCTGCGCAGCGACGACTGGTGGAAGGATCAGGGGATCGAACTGCGGCTGAACGAAAGAGCCACGGCCATCGACCGGGCCGCGCGGCTGATTGCCACCGACCACGGCAGTCTTCCTTATGATGCGCTGGCGCTGGCTACCGGGGCCACCCCCAAACGCCTGCCTGCCGGGATGGGTGGTGAGTTGCCGGGCGTTCACGTCATTCGCAGCCTGTCCGATGTGGATGCGCTGGCGCCTCAATTGCAGGCGGGTCGGCGGCTGGTCGTGATCGGCGGCGGGTATATCGGGCTGGAGGCGGCCGCCGTGGCGCGCAAGCTGGGTCTGGACGTCACGCTGGTCGAGGCCGCTCCGCGCATTCTGGGTCGCGTCGCAGCGGCGGAAACGGCGGATATGGTGCGCGAGATGCATCGCAGCCACGGGGTGCGGATCCTCGAAGCAGCGGGAATCGAGCGCATCACCGGAACCGATCATGTGACCGGCGTCGCCCTGCAGGACGGTCGCAACCTGCCTGCGGATGTCGTGATCACCGGGATCGGCGTGCTGCCCGATGTGGCGATTGCCCATGAGGCCGGGATTCATATCGACAATGGCATTGCCACCGATGATCGCGGGCGAAGTTCGGATCCGGCGATCTGGGCGGCTGGCGATTGCGCCAGCTTTCCGTGGCGTGGCCAGCGCATCCGGCTGGAAAGCGTCGGCGGCGCCATCGATATGGGTGAAACCGTCGCAGACAACATTCTGGGTGCCGATCGCGCTTATGAGCCAAAGCCATGGTTCTGGTCGGATCAGTTTGACGCCAAACTGCAGATTGCCGGGCTGGGCACCGGCCATGACCGGATCGTGCAGCGCAAGGGCGATGGCATGCATGGCGGGTCGGTCTGGTATTACCACATGGATCAGCTGATCGCCGTGGATGCGCTGAACGATGCCCGGGCCTATATGATCGGCAAGAGACTGATCGAGGCCGGGAAGTCACCGGACCCCGAGCTTGTCGTGAATGCCCCCGATCTGAAAGCCCTGCTATGA
- a CDS encoding peroxiredoxin → MTIQVGDTFPGGTLLRVGENGPEAVDTAELGKGRTVIFGLPGAYTGTCTNAHMPSFIRTAQQFRDKGISRIVCLTVNDPFVCDAWAKSTGAPEAGIEVLADADGSVTKALGLDFDAPPAGLFGRCQRFAALLRDGKVEVIDVEDSPGTCSVSAGEALLEKA, encoded by the coding sequence ATGACCATTCAGGTTGGCGACACCTTTCCCGGCGGCACATTGCTGCGCGTCGGCGAAAACGGCCCCGAAGCTGTCGACACTGCAGAACTGGGGAAAGGCCGTACGGTCATTTTTGGTCTGCCCGGCGCCTATACCGGCACCTGCACCAACGCCCATATGCCCAGCTTCATCCGCACGGCACAGCAATTTCGCGACAAGGGCATCTCGCGCATTGTCTGCCTGACCGTCAATGACCCCTTCGTCTGCGACGCCTGGGCGAAATCGACCGGGGCGCCCGAAGCGGGCATCGAGGTTCTGGCCGATGCGGATGGCAGCGTGACCAAGGCGCTGGGACTGGATTTCGACGCCCCGCCCGCAGGCCTGTTCGGACGCTGCCAGCGCTTTGCCGCGCTGCTGCGCGACGGCAAGGTCGAGGTCATTGATGTCGAGGATTCCCCCGGCACCTGCAGCGTCAGCGCCGGCGAGGCATTGCTGGAAAAAGCCTGA
- a CDS encoding DUF6280 family protein produces MRDFVDGSAFNFEQGQRARKLFAAVVLAALDDAIADDKKYGNGPEQIARWARSRDGREVLSCAGIDPNERVVKGLMEFVSKGVRTSVALSREESERRMAAEAEEAEAA; encoded by the coding sequence ATGCGCGATTTTGTTGATGGTTCTGCCTTTAATTTCGAACAAGGCCAGCGTGCCCGCAAGCTTTTTGCGGCGGTTGTGCTTGCAGCTTTGGACGATGCCATCGCAGATGATAAAAAATACGGCAATGGTCCTGAACAAATAGCACGTTGGGCACGCTCGCGCGATGGCCGCGAAGTCTTGAGCTGCGCTGGCATCGATCCGAACGAGCGAGTCGTGAAGGGTCTGATGGAATTCGTGTCCAAAGGCGTGCGGACTTCGGTCGCGCTGTCGCGTGAAGAGAGCGAGCGCCGCATGGCCGCCGAAGCCGAAGAGGCCGAAGCCGCCTGA
- a CDS encoding pyridoxal-phosphate-dependent aminotransferase family protein, with product MSLAAGHAIISIPGPSPAPERVLRAAHRASPDLYGEELAELNMQVMAQLKRLAGTNAHLAPYIGNGHTAWEAVAANLVSPGDQILVLTSGFFGRAWAEQMATHGAYVEKLDFGNNPVDPERLALRLAEDTDGQIRAVLVCQVDTATGCMADIPAIRQAMGQHPALLIVDAIASLGCAPMMMDDWGVDVLLSSSQKGLMCPPGTAFVWFSDHAASQPAGERKTPFWDWHIRASAGRESLWQFWGGTAPVQQLFALNEALTMLLDEEGLPTAWARHAALARAVWAAVEAWGARNPDIRLAIADPSARAASVTAVHMPFADALRAWVTEQCGVTLGIGLGAQDPANALRIAHMGHANAGMILGALASMQAGLIALEIPHGQGALHAAATVIAEPA from the coding sequence ATGAGCCTTGCCGCAGGTCACGCCATCATATCCATTCCCGGCCCCTCACCTGCGCCCGAACGGGTCCTGCGCGCCGCCCATCGCGCCTCTCCCGACCTCTACGGCGAAGAACTGGCCGAGTTGAACATGCAGGTCATGGCACAGTTGAAACGGCTGGCCGGCACCAATGCGCATCTGGCCCCCTATATCGGCAATGGTCATACCGCATGGGAAGCCGTTGCCGCCAATCTCGTTTCGCCCGGCGACCAGATCCTTGTGCTGACCAGCGGCTTTTTCGGTCGCGCCTGGGCGGAACAGATGGCGACCCATGGCGCCTATGTCGAGAAACTTGATTTCGGCAACAATCCCGTCGATCCAGAACGGCTGGCGCTGCGTCTTGCCGAGGATACCGATGGCCAGATTCGCGCAGTACTGGTCTGCCAGGTCGACACGGCAACGGGCTGCATGGCAGATATTCCGGCAATCCGCCAGGCGATGGGGCAGCATCCGGCGCTGCTGATCGTCGACGCCATCGCCTCGCTGGGATGTGCGCCGATGATGATGGATGACTGGGGCGTGGATGTCCTGCTGTCCTCCAGCCAGAAAGGGCTGATGTGCCCGCCGGGCACCGCCTTTGTCTGGTTCTCGGATCATGCCGCAAGCCAGCCGGCCGGTGAGCGCAAGACGCCCTTCTGGGACTGGCATATCAGGGCCAGCGCCGGGCGTGAAAGCCTGTGGCAGTTCTGGGGCGGCACGGCACCGGTGCAACAATTGTTCGCCCTGAACGAGGCGCTGACCATGCTGCTGGACGAAGAGGGACTGCCGACTGCCTGGGCACGCCACGCGGCACTGGCCCGCGCGGTCTGGGCCGCCGTCGAGGCCTGGGGTGCAAGAAATCCCGACATCCGCCTGGCCATCGCCGATCCCAGCGCCCGCGCTGCATCCGTGACCGCGGTGCACATGCCCTTTGCCGATGCCCTGCGCGCCTGGGTGACCGAGCAATGCGGTGTCACCCTGGGCATCGGGCTGGGGGCACAGGATCCGGCCAATGCCCTTCGCATCGCCCATATGGGCCACGCCAATGCCGGCATGATTCTTGGTGCGCTGGCCTCGATGCAGGCGGGGTTGATCGCGCTGGAGATCCCCCATGGTCAGGGTGCCCTGCATGCCGCGGCCACGGTCATTGCCGAACCGGCCTGA
- a CDS encoding RsmD family RNA methyltransferase: MRIVGGNFRGLKLADVGEGDARAHLRPTTDRVRESIFNLLINGSFGNPIPGARVLDLFAGTGALGLEALSRGAARLSLVDDGTAARALIRANVERARALGVSDIWRRDATRLGPNRGPTYDLLFLDPPYGKGLGERAVASAIEGGWLSDGAVVVWEESRPPLLPAGLVQLDQRRYGDTVVTIARMVAGG; the protein is encoded by the coding sequence ATGAGGATTGTCGGCGGGAATTTCCGCGGCCTCAAACTGGCCGACGTGGGTGAAGGTGATGCCCGTGCCCATCTGCGGCCCACCACGGACCGCGTGCGCGAATCGATCTTCAACCTGTTGATCAACGGAAGCTTCGGCAACCCGATCCCCGGTGCCCGCGTGCTGGACCTGTTTGCCGGGACCGGTGCCCTGGGTCTGGAGGCCCTGTCGCGCGGCGCGGCCAGACTGAGCCTCGTCGATGACGGGACGGCGGCACGGGCACTGATTCGCGCCAATGTCGAGCGGGCGCGGGCCTTGGGCGTCAGCGACATCTGGCGTCGAGACGCGACGCGGCTGGGGCCCAATCGCGGCCCCACCTATGATCTGCTGTTTCTGGACCCGCCCTATGGCAAGGGGCTGGGCGAACGTGCCGTGGCTTCGGCCATCGAAGGTGGCTGGCTGTCGGATGGTGCCGTGGTGGTCTGGGAGGAATCGCGCCCGCCGCTGTTGCCCGCCGGGCTGGTTCAACTGGACCAGCGCCGCTATGGCGATACGGTCGTGACGATTGCCCGGATGGTCGCCGGGGGTTGA